The bacterium DNA segment GATTTTTCATGTAACTCCTTAAAATAAACCAATGTATATATAACAAAAAAGTTCAAATCTGTCCTTTTTTCACTGTATTACTTATTTTTTAAATTGTCAAAAAATAAGTAATAATAATATATTTATATTGCTTTTGTTTTTCAAAAAATTACAAAAATATATTTTAAATATTCTTTTTACTCCAAAACTTCCACAAACTGGTCGATAATGGCAATTTTGATTCTATTTTCTTTTGCAGGTCGACTTGAAATTTTTGTTTTTCATTTTTTTCAGAAAGGTACAAAGCATGCTCCAATAATGCTGCTCGTTTTCGATCGGCAGGGTGTTTTTCAAAGTCCCATTGATCAATATTTTCTTTTTTAAAGGGAAGTTGATCTTCAGGAAGTTTGAGAATTTCTTTCCAATAATAATTCTTTTTTTGATAGGCTTTTTCAACATCTTCATCTGATCGAAGTTCTTTATCAATTGCACCGGTGTTGGCATTTTTCCGATGATTAATTGTATCTCTCAAAATCTCTTTTTTCTGAGGGACATTTGGTTCCACAAGAAACCCAACATCTGCTGCATATTCCCCAAAATGAAATAAAGGTTTTGTCTTTTGCATATCAGTTCTATAACTTAGCCATACGTCACCATTTAAAATATGTCTTTCTTCATGCTTTAATGAACTTGCTTTTTTAAATTCTGTTGCTCTATTCCAAGAATCTTTATCTATTTCAATAACAGTATGTTTATACTGTGTATCCAAGCTTGAAGCATATCCTTTATTTTCGACAATCTTAAAACGAATAGCATCAGTATCAAGATGATATTTTTGAGCATGCTCTAAAACTTCTTTCAAAATTTCAGGATATCCGCCATCAGTGTGTTGAATATTATTTTTTGTAATAATGTCCTTTGATTGTTTTAAAATAAATTCAGGTGTTGGCGGCAGGATTCCGTAATTAGCTTTTTGAGTGGCTTGTAATTTGTCTAAATAAAGATTTGCAAGTTCTTCAGGTGTTTGACAGTCGAATTGATCTTTTAATCTGTAGGTGCCATCTTTTCTGAATTGAAGATTGCCAGGTCTCATTTTTGCAAAAATGTCTTGGAAAATAGGTTTTTCATCTTTTTGTTTTTCGTAACAATGACGATCTTTTTCTGCATCTTTTTTTACACGTTCTGCATTTTCTTTTGCATATTCTTCATCTTTTTTTTTAATGCGTGCAAGCGTTAATGCGTAGTTCTTTTCTACACCGTCTTCCCACTCTTTGTAGCGCTTTTCTTCTTCATCTGATTCTAATTTTTTCTTATAACCATAAGCAAACAGTGAGCCAACTGTTCCGGTAACGGCTAGCGATGCTTTTTTTTGATAAGCTTTTGAAAATATACTGCTTGCATGTGCAAACATTCCGTACATTGAATTTTGGAATAACAGGCTCAAGCAGACCATCATATGTAGATAGTTCACATACTTTTTCATAAAAGCTTCCATTTTTAAACGTTTTTATACTTCGTATCTAGTATATATATTATTTCTAATTTGTCAATAAAGGTTAAACCGCTCTCTCAATGCTTTGCCGATTCAAATCTAAAAAAATTCCTAATGCAAAGTTCATTTTGCGTCTCAAAGAATCGGAGTTTAGCTTTAACTTCCGTAATCATTTTCTTTTTGCTACAATTTTAGATGCTGTTTTTTCTAAGGTATAATTTTTGCTAGGCAAGGCCCTGATGTATTACGGATTTGACAAGGCAAAAATCTTTTTATTGCTTGATTTGATTTTGCATACCATTTTTACAGACTGCATGGAACTAGCGAGCCCTGAAAATCCAATAAGTGTTATGTTAAAACAAAACCTACCGGGTATTGTTTTTGATAAGAATGGTTTTGATGAAACTGTACAAAAAAAGAATGTATTGTTAGCGTTGCCAATTTTAAAAGAACGTTTAAAAAAAAAGTTAAAAAAATGTGAAAAAATGTATGGTGAATATATAGATTTCGAGCGTGATGAAGGCAATTATTACTTGAACACTATTGAAGCTTTTACAAGCTTTCTCAACAATAAAAATAGCTTGTTTGTTTTGAAAGATCAGGAAAGTTTTTTAACGATTGTCAATGGTGTGCATCTGTATGACCCAATACAATATCTACCAGATTGGCATAATCATTTACAGAATTACTTTTTGACCTTAAAAACACAGTTTAAAAAAGAGTGTGGTATTAAGGTGTGTCCTCAATTTAATTAGTAGGGCATAAAAGCTTCAACCATGTGTGCATAGATGCGATGTAGAGCATAGATTGGAAGTTTCTAGCAAGTTTTTCAAAACGCATAGCAATGCCACGAAAATGCTTGAGTCGTGCAAAAAGATTTTCAACTAAGTGTCGATTTTTATACAAATGAGCATCAAATTCTGGATCTGGTCTAGTGCTGTTTTTTCTTTTTGGTATAATTACTTGCATTCCTTTTGTCCGTCCATAGATACGAATACTATCAGCATCATAGCCTTTGTCAGCGATAAAATATTCCGCTCCTTCGGCCAGGTCGATTAATTCGTTTGCAACCTTTGAATCGTGCACTTGACCCCCAGTGATTTTAAAATTGAGCGGATTTCCATGCGCATCGGTGCACATATGAATCTTTGTAGTAAGTCCACCAGCGGATCTTCCAATTGCTCGCTCTTGACCACGCTGAGCTCCAGTCGCATGTTGGTGAGCTCTAACATAACTTCCGTCGGCGAATACCCATTCTTTATCAACTTCTTTTCGTAGCATAAAAAAAAACCTTCCCATAGCCCTTTTTTTGACCAACGATTAAATCGATTAAATGCTGTTTGCCACGGACAAAATTCGGATGGAATATCCCTCCATGGTCCTCCAGTCCGCAATTTCCAAAGGATTGCTTCCATTATATTCCGCTCATTGCCCCACAGGTGGCATCCATGTTTACATAGTATCTCTTCTAGTTGTGACCAAATACTGTCTGTAATAACTCGACGTACCATTGCTTATCCTCGTTGCTGATTTCTGATACAAAAAACTTATCATTTTGTAGTGAAAATGCAACGTCATTACCTCATTTCAAATTGAGGACACACCTTAGTTTTGGCAGTTGGTCAAAGAAAAATGCAAAAATTTCAATAGATGAACGTTATCGTTCGCTGTTTAAGGAGCTATTTTTTTTGACCACCCAGGCTTTTGGGAGGCCTTCTAATCCTGATAAAGATTATTTATTTCTTCAGCAGTTTGTTCTGCTTGGTTGTAATGAAAAAAATCAACTTAAAAATATGTTTAGTCTGATTAAATCGGAAGCAAACGTTTCATATTTAAAAAATAAGATAAAGCTTATGCTTGCTCAAAATTATGAATATATTTTAAATAAACTAAAAGCAATTATTGATGAAAATAAAGAGCTTATACATCTTGATAACAGCTCGGTTAATGCTTTTCCATTGCAACATAGACTTTATCTTGTGCAAGTTTTTTTGAATGAGATTGTACGATATGGTGGGCACAACACAGATATTTTTCCAGTACAAGATCTTTTGAGCACGGCAGAACAGTATGCTTTAATAGCTTCAATGTTGCAATTTTACGATAATAATAAAGCGACTATTGCAAAGTTAAAAGCAGCTAGATTGAAAAAAGTGTTTTTTGGCAGAAAGATTGTGAATTTTTTTGGTATACAGCCTCGTACTGATGAAGTTAATTTTGCTTTTTTGAAAGAAGAAGATGCTAATTGGCAATTAGGAACGAGTACTGTTAATATTAAGTGTACTAGTACAGCTTATCAAG contains these protein-coding regions:
- a CDS encoding IS5 family transposase (programmed frameshift), with product MVRRVITDSIWSQLEEILCKHGCHLWGNERNIMEAILWKLRTGGPWRDIPSEFCPWQTAFNRFNRWSKKGPMGRFFFMLRKEVDKEWVFADGSYVRAHQHATGAQRGQERAIGRSAGGLTTKIHMCTDAHGNPLNFKITGGQVHDSKVANELIDLAEGAEYFIADKGYDADSIRIYGRTKGMQVIIPKRKNSTRPDPEFDAHLYKNRHLVENLFARLKHFRGIAMRFEKLARNFQSMLYIASMHTWLKLLCPTN